DNA from Sinorhizobium numidicum:
GCCGGAACACCCATGCCTCGCGCAGCCTCAGGCGACCCCCCTGTAGCAAAGAGCCAGTTGCCAAATCGAGTGGAGGTCAAAACGAAAGCGAATATGACAACGAGCACGAGGAACCAGAAGAACGGCCCCGGTATCCCGTTCCAATTGAAATCGAAGGCTCGAAGGAAGGGATCGGGAGTTTTCAACCGGATCGGAAACCCTTGGGTTAGCGCCAGGAGTACACCTCGGTAAAACATCAAGCCTCCGAGCGTGATGATCAACGAGTGTATCTGCAACCTTGTTACGAGAACCCCGTGGAACGCCCCCACCAGCAGACCGGCGACCAAAACGATCGGCAGCATAACGATCGCCGGGATTCCGGCGTTTACGCCCATGATCACCATCCCAGCTGATAGACCGTAGACCGAACCAACTGACAGATCGAATTGACCGGCGATCATCAGGACGGCGACACCGACGGCTATGATGCCGAGCGTCGACGAACTGAGCAGAAGGTTCGAGGCAACCCGGTCCGAGAAGAAGTGCGGAGCGAACGCTGAAAAGAATAGGTACACGGCAATAGCAGCGATGACGACGCCCGACTCAGGCCGAAGCATCAGCTTGTCGATGAAGGTCTTCTCAGGCCGTTTAGCGCTGATCGCTGCTGCTTCGCCATTGCTTCCTGTGACGGTTTGATGTGTATCCAAGGCCATTGGCTTCTCCTCCCTAGACGAGCCATCGGTCATTTCAGGCTCACTGGCGAGCCGCTTCGCGCTG
Protein-coding regions in this window:
- a CDS encoding ABC transporter permease; this translates as MALDTHQTVTGSNGEAAAISAKRPEKTFIDKLMLRPESGVVIAAIAVYLFFSAFAPHFFSDRVASNLLLSSSTLGIIAVGVAVLMIAGQFDLSVGSVYGLSAGMVIMGVNAGIPAIVMLPIVLVAGLLVGAFHGVLVTRLQIHSLIITLGGLMFYRGVLLALTQGFPIRLKTPDPFLRAFDFNWNGIPGPFFWFLVLVVIFAFVLTSTRFGNWLFATGGSPEAARGMGVPAEGVQIAAFALNSMMACLAGYVSVARFSSVDALRGQGMELEAVLAVVVGGASLNGGYGSIVGAALGVLIISMIQQGLLLMGISVYWYQAGIGLLLIVAAVVNQRVRIRNGV